A genomic stretch from Bacteroidales bacterium includes:
- the thrA gene encoding bifunctional aspartate kinase/homoserine dehydrogenase I, translating into MKIIKFGGKSLSNGLGIKNVISIIQNKTIEKEKFIVVLSARGNATDDLEHILALAQQNKEYLSAWRDFKNYQTLPLPDIDFSTEFNQLEKIFEGVQLIGDYSLKIKDLVLAQGEMLATKMVSALLNKKGTESIPIDSRLFFRSNSNFGCAQIKEELSKANTITFFNQIPSKTLPIVSGFIASDKNGQTTTLGRNGSNYSAALLSKYLNANELHNYTHVDGIYTANPIQVEDAQIIKHLNYQEANELANFGASILHAKTIIPLIENKIPLRILNTFNPSSKGTLISAANNNKEVKTISVQNDLGIIYIEGRGMLGKIGLDARIFEALSKKDISIGIISQGSSERSIGFVIAKNQTKTAVSALKKEFRTEINEKDISSISQLQDVSVITIVGQNLKTFSSSFQALAKNNIEVLLINNTLNGKNISLVVKNDFATKAVNVIHSQIFGITRKINIAIFGKGNVGGSLINQILKSQDQIVKRKQTKLNIFAIAGTKNIILDKSGVNKNWKETYKKAAKNESIQQVIEYASQHHLENLIAIDNTTSSAFVKEYDTLIEQGFDLVSSNKLANTSSFQFYKNTRTKLKQHNKQYLYETNVGAGLPLIDTIKLLHDSGENITRIRGVFSGSLSYLFNTFSSQEVSFSSVLKKAIAQGFTEPDPREDLCGNDVARKLLILARELDLENEFDDIQIKNLIPEDLRGGDTETFLAQLDALDPFYQALKEKQKQDHVLRYIGDLYGDLQNEKGILKVDLISVSKFSSLGQLTESDSIFEIYTESYGNKPIVIQGAGAGAEVTARGVFGDLLRITEKRQN; encoded by the coding sequence ATGAAAATAATAAAATTCGGAGGTAAATCGCTCTCCAACGGTTTAGGAATTAAAAATGTAATTTCTATCATTCAAAATAAAACCATCGAAAAAGAAAAATTCATTGTTGTGCTTTCAGCGAGGGGAAATGCAACAGATGATCTCGAGCATATATTAGCCTTAGCTCAACAAAATAAAGAATATCTATCCGCTTGGAGAGATTTTAAAAATTACCAAACACTGCCATTACCGGATATCGATTTTAGTACTGAATTCAATCAATTGGAAAAGATTTTTGAAGGGGTACAGCTTATTGGCGACTACAGCTTAAAAATAAAGGATTTGGTTTTAGCACAAGGAGAAATGTTAGCGACAAAAATGGTTTCGGCTTTGCTTAACAAAAAAGGGACTGAAAGCATTCCTATCGACAGCCGTTTATTCTTTAGATCCAACAGTAATTTTGGTTGTGCTCAAATTAAAGAAGAGCTTTCAAAAGCAAATACCATCACATTTTTTAATCAAATCCCTTCCAAAACCTTGCCTATTGTAAGTGGTTTTATTGCTTCAGACAAAAATGGACAGACTACCACTTTGGGAAGAAACGGTAGTAATTATTCTGCAGCACTTCTATCCAAATACCTGAATGCAAACGAATTACATAATTACACCCATGTTGACGGAATCTATACCGCTAATCCTATTCAAGTCGAAGACGCTCAAATTATCAAGCATTTAAACTACCAAGAAGCCAACGAATTGGCAAATTTTGGAGCTTCAATACTGCATGCCAAAACCATTATCCCGCTTATTGAAAACAAGATTCCTTTGCGGATACTCAACACATTTAATCCATCTTCCAAGGGAACACTAATCAGCGCGGCAAATAATAATAAAGAAGTAAAAACAATCTCCGTTCAAAACGATCTTGGAATTATTTATATTGAAGGACGTGGGATGCTTGGAAAAATAGGTCTTGATGCCCGAATTTTTGAAGCTCTAAGTAAAAAAGATATCAGTATAGGTATTATTTCGCAAGGCTCATCAGAAAGAAGTATTGGTTTTGTTATTGCAAAAAATCAAACAAAAACAGCAGTCTCGGCACTAAAAAAAGAGTTTAGAACTGAGATAAATGAAAAAGACATCAGTTCAATTTCCCAACTGCAGGATGTATCGGTTATCACCATTGTCGGTCAAAATCTAAAAACATTCTCCTCCTCTTTTCAGGCTTTAGCTAAAAACAATATCGAAGTGCTTTTAATCAATAACACACTCAATGGCAAGAACATAAGTTTAGTTGTAAAAAATGATTTTGCCACCAAAGCAGTAAATGTTATTCACTCGCAAATATTTGGGATTACAAGGAAAATAAATATTGCCATTTTTGGAAAAGGAAACGTTGGAGGATCTCTGATTAATCAGATTCTGAAGAGTCAAGATCAGATAGTAAAACGAAAGCAGACGAAGCTGAATATTTTTGCGATTGCAGGAACCAAAAATATAATCCTCGACAAAAGTGGTGTTAACAAAAACTGGAAAGAAACATATAAAAAAGCGGCAAAAAACGAAAGCATTCAGCAAGTTATTGAATATGCCTCCCAACATCATTTGGAGAATTTAATTGCCATTGACAATACAACAAGTAGTGCGTTTGTAAAAGAATACGATACCCTAATAGAGCAAGGTTTTGATCTTGTTTCGTCAAATAAACTAGCCAACACTTCTAGTTTTCAGTTTTACAAAAACACAAGAACAAAGCTCAAACAACACAACAAACAATATCTCTACGAAACCAATGTTGGTGCAGGACTCCCTCTGATTGACACCATCAAATTACTGCACGATTCCGGTGAAAATATTACACGTATTCGGGGGGTATTTTCTGGTTCTTTGAGCTATTTATTCAATACATTTTCTTCTCAAGAAGTGTCTTTCAGTTCAGTTTTAAAAAAAGCTATTGCGCAAGGTTTTACAGAACCCGATCCAAGAGAAGATTTATGTGGAAATGATGTTGCAAGGAAATTATTGATTCTTGCCAGAGAATTAGATTTAGAAAATGAATTTGACGATATACAAATTAAAAATCTAATTCCTGAAGATTTGAGAGGAGGAGATACCGAAACCTTCTTGGCACAATTGGATGCTTTAGATCCCTTTTATCAGGCACTCAAAGAAAAGCAAAAGCAAGACCATGTATTGCGCTATATTGGCGATTTGTATGGCGACTTACAAAATGAAAAAGGAATATTAAAAGTTGATTTGATCTCCGTTTCAAAATTCAGCTCCCTCGGGCAGTTAACAGAGTCCGATTCCATTTTCGAAATCTATACAGAGTCCTATGGAAACAAACCTATTGTTATTCAGGGTGCAGGAGCCGGCGCAGAGGTTACTGCCAGAGGCGTTTTTGGCGATTTATTACGGATAACGGAAAAAAGGCAAAACTAA
- a CDS encoding N-acetyltransferase has product MNKNYFAHETAVIDDNCQIGEGVKIWHFSHIMSNCTLGDKCNIGQNVVVSPEVVLGKNVKVQNNVSIYTGVICEDDVFLGPSMVFTNVTNPRSNVVRRGEYSRTLVKKGASIGANSTIVCGHDIGEFAFIGAGAVVTKTVPAYALVVGNPARHIGWMSEFGHRLNFDENGIATCPESKEKYRLKDGAVQKIK; this is encoded by the coding sequence ATGAATAAAAATTATTTTGCCCACGAAACAGCCGTTATTGATGACAATTGCCAAATTGGCGAAGGTGTAAAAATCTGGCATTTCAGTCATATTATGTCTAATTGCACGCTTGGCGACAAATGTAATATTGGACAAAACGTTGTGGTTTCGCCCGAAGTAGTTTTAGGCAAAAACGTAAAAGTGCAAAACAACGTTTCCATTTATACGGGCGTTATATGCGAAGATGATGTTTTTCTTGGTCCAAGCATGGTTTTTACCAATGTTACTAATCCAAGAAGTAATGTTGTACGAAGAGGGGAATATTCGCGCACACTGGTAAAAAAAGGTGCATCTATAGGCGCAAACTCTACTATTGTTTGTGGTCACGATATAGGCGAATTTGCCTTTATTGGTGCCGGAGCGGTAGTTACCAAAACTGTTCCCGCCTACGCTTTAGTTGTTGGAAATCCGGCTCGCCATATTGGCTGGATGAGCGAATTTGGACATCGCCTTAATTTTGACGAAAATGGCATTGCTACCTGCCCCGAAAGCAAAGAAAAATACCGTTTAAAAGATGGAGCAGTTCAAAAAATTAAATAA